In one Brassica oleracea var. oleracea cultivar TO1000 chromosome C9, BOL, whole genome shotgun sequence genomic region, the following are encoded:
- the LOC106313518 gene encoding protein CURVATURE THYLAKOID 1A, chloroplastic-like, whose amino-acid sequence MAMTVAASSSVAVMIPRVSSTQCSTVPYLPPLPPRSFGRSSFTVPLKLVSGNGLQKVELMKTRASSSEETSTSIDTNELFNDLKEKWDGLENKTTVVIYGGGAIVAVWLSSILVGAINSVPLLPKFMELVGLGYTGWFVYRYLLFKSSRKELAEDIDSLKKKIAGTE is encoded by the exons ATGGCGATGACAGTAGCAGCTTCGTCCTCTGTGGCAGTAATGATTCCACGTGTCTCCTCCACCCAATGCTCCACCGTCCCTTACCTTCCTCCGCTGCCTCCTCGCTCTTTTGGTCGATCATCTTTCACTGTTCCTCTGAAGCTAGTTTCAG GGAATGGTTTGCAGAAGGTTGAATTGATGAAGACGAGAGCTTCTTCATCAGAGGAGACCTCAACGTCCATTGACACCAACGAACTGTTTAATGACTTGAAGGAAAAG TGGGATGGTCTTGAGAACAAGACAACTGTGGTTATCTACGGAGGAGGAGCCATTGTTGCTGTTTGGTTATCTTCCATTCTTGTTGGTGCCATCAACTCTGTTCCTCTG CTTCCGAAATTTATGGAGCTTGTTGGTCTCGGGTACACAGGATGGTTTGTCTACAGATACCTTCTCTTCAAG TCAAGCAGAAAGGAGTTGGCTGAGGATATTGATTCCTTGAAGAAGAAGATTGCAGGGACCGAATAG
- the LOC106314044 gene encoding putative phosphatidylinositol 4-phosphate 5-kinase 11, with product MEVRATQKNRVRYSSKHIKHLPSCTITEFDLKDYSPLGFRLIQELEDIDHDNYMHSICNDETLNKLSSGKIGNVFLVSNDDRFLIKILRKSEIKVILETLPGYYRHIHNHRSSLFSRIYGAHVVKPVGGVKTYFAVMSNMLHSKVFMNKLYDLKGSPKGRTNKKIELRNNTVFKDIDFDFCFYVDPLARQRIIKQTKLDCDLLEEQGIMDYSLLIGLQVKESSSQGSVDGVNPVYGSFTPPCSLKSDSTNSLKTALNSPDSSFTTFYSCPPSRESVESENSMTSNSTSSETNLINRQSKLATLSDLFVNSCSSTNFGMKIPARARREKRAAGEEEEWYDVVLYLGIVDTFQDYGMKKRIEHCYKTIQHNSNSISTVHPKIYSSRFQEFVSNIFLPRDDGDLSL from the exons ATGGAGGTTAGAGCCACACAGAAAAACCGAGTTCGATACTCTTCAAAGCACATTAAACACTTACCATCTTGCACCATTACTGAGTTTGATTTGAAAGATTATTCTCCGTTGGGTTTCAG ACTTATACAAGAACTTGAAGATATTGATCATGATAATTACATGCATTCCATTTGCAATGATGAAACTCTAAACAAGCTTTCTTCTGGGAAAATAGGCAATGTGTTTCTTGTATCCAATGATGACCGTTTCCTCATCAAGATTCTTCGAAAATCCGAGATTAAG GTGATACTAGAGACGCTTCCGGGCTACTACAGACATATTCATAATCACAGATCATCACTATTCTCAAGGATCTATGGTGCTCATGTTGTCAAGCCTGTTGGAGGTGTTAAG ACATATTTTGCTGTGATGTCAAACATGCTGCATTCTAAGGTTTTTATGAACAAGCTCTATGATCTAAAAGGTTCTCCGAAAGGTCGAACCAACAAGAAAATTGAACTGAGAAACAACACTGTGTTCAAGGATATAGATTTTGATTTCTGTTTCTACGTTGATCCATTGGCTAGACAACGCATCATCAA GCAAACAAAGCTAGACTGTGATCTTTTGGAAGAACAAGGTATAATGGATTACAGCTTATTGATTGGTTTACAAGTAAAAGAGTCATCATCTCAAG GTTCAGTTGATGGAGTAAACCCGGTTTACGGTAGCTTCACACCTCCAT GCTCATTGAAAAGTGATAGCACAAACTCGTTGAAGACAGCTCTAAATTCTCCAGATAGCTCGTTTACAACATTCTACTCATGCCCTCCCAGTAGAG AATCAGTGGAAAGTGAAAACTCAATGACAAGCAATAGCACAAGTTCAGAAACTAATCTGATAAACAGACAAAGCAAATTAGCAACACTCAGTGACCTCTTTGTCAACAG CTGCTCGAGTACTAACTTTGGGATGAAGATTCCGGCGAGAGCACGGCGAGAGAAGAGAGCGGCGGGAGAAGAGGAGGAATGGTACGATGTGGTTTTGTATTTAGGGATCGTAGACACATTTCAAGACTACGGTATGAAGAAACGCATTGAACATTGTTACAAAACCATCCAACATAACTCAAACTCGATATCGACCGTCCATCCTAAGATCTACTCTTCTCGATTCCAAGAATTCGTCTCCAACATCTTCTTACCTCGTGACGACGGTGATTTATCTCTGTAA
- the LOC106316798 gene encoding uncharacterized protein LOC106316798: MGSTNLGPITIVFFFYVISMVHCINNIQELDDQIRSYAARANKGRHTGSLYELSLPANLSDVEASVVTVRNSVFWRKGANFSGVYVPPMVKTTPYAKRIAFVYETFGDYSSSVYFRLADDNYSFISPVIGFTAYDATNTNNLKRLNLSIDEDNPILIKFDSYYVSHNQRRGIKCIALGDNNESLKFSNTTRNYSCATTNSRGHYALVAPNQKHNPTSKQELARRKWWWIALTIIGISVLLAAVIGVVVKLVRKKRFKEMERESEKSETVGNIWIGQSRMPAATMVRTQPCLEYHEDFPSSN; the protein is encoded by the coding sequence ATGGGATCCACAAATCTTGGTCCCATCACCATTGTATTCTTCTTCTACGTCATCTCTATGGTTCATTGCATCAACAACATTCAAGAACTGGACGATCAGATCCGTTCATACGCAGCTCGTGCCAATAAAGGAAGACACACAGGCTCCTTGTACGAGCTTTCACTTCCCGCGAATCTCTCCGACGTCGAAGCATCGGTCGTTACGGTCCGTAACAGTGTGTTCTGGAGGAAAGGAGCGAATTTTAGTGGAGTCTACGTTCCTCCCATGGTCAAAACGACGCCGTACGCTAAGAGGATAGCTTTTGTCTACGAGACTTTTGGTGATTACTCTTCGTCGGTTTACTTCCGGTTGGCTGATGATAATTACTCTTTTATTTCACCGGTTATTGGATTCACAGCATATGACGCGACAAACACGAATAATCTCAAAAGATTGAATCTCTCGATCGATGAAGACAATCCAATATTGATCAAATTTGATTCTTATTACGTTTCACATAATCAAAGAAGAGGAATCAAATGCATAGCCTTGGGAGATAATAATGAGTCGTTGAAGTTCAGTAATACGACACGGAATTACAGTTGTGCCACTACGAATTCTCGTGGGCATTACGCGCTTGTGGCTCCGAACCAAAAACACAATCCGACATCCAAACAAGAGCTGGCTCGGAGGAAGTGGTGGTGGATTGCTTTGACCATCATAGGAATCTCGGTTTTGCTTGCTGCGGTGATAGGTGTTGTGGTGAAGTTAGTGAGGAAAAAGAGGTTCAAAGAGATGGAAAGAGAGTCTGAGAAGAGCGAGACGGTCGGAAATATTTGGATTGGTCAGAGTAGAATGCCCGCGGCAACTATGGTGAGAACTCAGCCGTGTTTGGAATATCATGAAGATTTTCCTTCTTCAAATTAA
- the LOC106318739 gene encoding uncharacterized protein LOC106318739 yields MAEESHVLEINLISAQGLKEPTGKLRRLQTYASVWVDSSDKLRTRIDRIGAENPIWNDKFVFQVSSEFLSSETSGVSIEIYAVGYLRDHLIGTVRFLVSNFLPTAAEKVPSLVALQIRRPSGKFRGVLNIAAMVIDASELPAGFFKSVREKEAESRRSRRMKKSRSAVVLSENGLADDGGSSKENSLSGSVNFSDDGTDSTASSPMPSPLRDWNAVRNMAGKNHVRWSSDGGGMMCCFLMKSSGILPPKQERMDG; encoded by the coding sequence ATGGCGGAGGAATCGCACGTTCTTGAGATCAATCTCATCTCGGCGCAAGGACTTAAAGAACCGACGGGGAAGCTCCGGAGACTGCAGACGTACGCATCCGTATGGGTTGATTCCTCCGACAAGCTCCGCACTCGAATCGATCGGATCGGCGCCGAGAATCCGATTTGGAACGACAAGTTCGTTTTCCAGGTTTCATCGGAGTTCCTCTCCAGCGAAACTTCCGGCGTCTCGATCGAGATCTACGCCGTTGGTTACTTACGCGATCATCTCATCGGAACCGTGCGTTTCCTCGTGAGCAACTTCCTCCCAACCGCCGCGGAGAAGGTTCCGTCTCTCGTCGCGCTTCAGATCCGCCGTCCTTCCGGTAAGTTCCGCGGTGTTCTCAACATCGCCGCCATGGTGATCGACGCTTCCGAGCTACCCGCTGGTTTCTTCAAGTCCGTTCGAGAGAAGGAGGCGGAGAGTCGCCGGAGCCGAAGGATGAAGAAGTCGAGATCCGCGGTCGTTTTGTCGGAGAACGGTTTAGCTGACGACGGCGGAAGCTCGAAGGAGAACTCGTTAAGCGGATCGGTGAATTTCTCCGACGACGGTACGGACTCGACGGCGTCTTCTCCGATGCCGTCTCCGCTCAGAGACTGGAACGCGGTTCGGAATATGGCGGGAAAGAATCACGTGAGGTGGTCATCGGACGGCGGAGGAATGATGTGCTGTTTCTTGATGAAATCGTCTGGTATCTTACCGCCAAAACAAGAGAGGATGGACGGCTGA
- the LOC106318738 gene encoding uncharacterized protein LOC106318738 — protein sequence MGSLESGIPPIKRERQHHHPLLQRNRSRSFLFKRFSYIQWICSTCVFFFFVVLFQMFLPGLVVIDKSDKPPWRSIEKELLPPDMLVFKERGVLSFGNDVRLEPTKLLMSFQRDNTQTSSNGFNTTTQRFGFRKPKLALVFADLLADPEQLLMVTVSNALLEIGYAIEVYSLQDGPVHGIWQQMGVSVTILDSNRASSCVIDWLSYDGVIVNSLEARSMFTCFMQEPFKSIPLVWAINDETLAVRSRQYSSTGHTELLTDWKKIFSRASVVVFHNYLLPILYSEFDAGNFYVIPGSPKEAWKAKNMDFPPKDDIVISIVGSQFLYKGQWLEHALLLEALRPLFSGYNSESYNSHLKIIVLGGELASNYSVAIETISQNLTYPKDAVKHVSVAGNVDKILESSDLVIYGSFLEEQSFPEILMKAMALGKPIVAPNLLNIKKHVDDRVSGYLFPKENPKVLSQIVLEVITEGKISPLAQNIGLMGKTAVKNMMAVESIEGYATLLENILKFSSEVASPKDLQTIPPKLREGWSWHLFEALMDESPNNRTARSYEFIANVEGHWNQTSGDSTKSRVVNDDSFVYEIWEGERYIQTINSKKRQEDEELKGRALQYQGTWEEVYKSAKRADRSKNDLHERDEGELERTGQPLCIYEPYFGEGTWSFLHEYPLYRGVGMSVKGRRPGMGDIDASSRLPLFNQPYYRDALGDFGAFFAISNKIDRVHRNAWIGFQSWRATARKESLSEIAENALLNAIKTRKHGDALYFWVRMDKDPRNPLKKPFWSFCDAINAGNCRFAYNETLKKMYSVKNLDSLPPMPEDGDTWSVMQSWVLPTRSFVEFVMFSRMFVDSLDAQMYEEHHRTNRCYLSLTKDKHCYSRVLELLVNVWAYHSARRIVYIDPITGLMEEQHKQMNRRGKMWVDWFGYTTLKTMDEDLAEEADSNDRRVGHWLWPWTGEVVWRGSLEKERQRKNVEKEEQKKRSKDKLDRMRRKSHRQKAIGKYIKPPPENANVTTLLNADA from the exons ATGGGCTCTCTAGAATCTGGGATCCCTCCGATCAAAAGAGAGAGGCAACACCACCACCCGTTACTGCAGAGAAACAGATCCAGATCCTTTCTCTTCAAGAGGTTCAGTTACATCCAGTGGATTTGCTCCACGTGCGTCTTCTTCTTCTTCGTCGTCCTATTCCAAATGTTCCTACCCGGCCTCGTCGTCATCGACAAATCTGATAAACCGCCATGGAGGAGTATCGAGAAGGAGCTTCTCCCGCCTGATATGCTCGTTTTCAAGGAGAGAGGCGTCCTCAGTTTCGGTAACGATGTTAGATTAGAGCCTACCAAGCTCCTGATGAGTTTCCAGAGAGATAATACACAGACTAGTAGTAATGGTTTCAATACGACTACGCAGCGTTTTGGATTCCGAAAGCCGAAGCTAGCTCTG GTTTTTGCTGATCTGTTAGCTGATCCGGAGCAGCTGTTGATGGTGACTGTCTCCAATGCACTGCTAGAGATTGGATATGCTATTGAG GTGTACTCTCTCCAAGACGGCCCTGTTCATGGAATCTGGCAGCAAATGGGAGTTTCAGTCACTATACTCGACTCTAACCGTGCGTCAAGTTGTGTCATCGACTGGCTCTC CTATGATGGCGTCATTGTAAACTCTCTCGAAGCTAGGAGTATGTTTACTTG CTTCATGCAAGAACCTTTCAAATCTATACCTCTTGTTTGGGCCATCAATGATGAAACTCTCGCTGTTCGGTCTAGACAGTATAGCTCAACAGGGCATACCGAACTCCTAACCGATTGGAAAAAGATTTTCAGCCGGGCATCGGTTGTAGTCTTCCATAACTATCTCCTTCCG ATTCTCTACTCCGAGTTTGATGCTGGCAACTTTTATGTGATTCCCGGATCACCTAAAGAAGCATGGAAAGCAAAGAATATGGACTTTCCACCGAAAGATGACATTGTCATTTCCATTGTGGGAAGTCAGTTCTTGTACAAAGGTCAATGGCTGGAACATGCTCTACTTCTGGAAGCTCTACGGCCGTTGTTTTCAGGCTATAACAGTGAGAGTTATAATTCCCATCTCAAGATCATAGTTTTAGGTGGAGAGTTGGCTTCCAACTACAGCGTAGCTATTGAG ACAATTTCCCAGAACTTGACATATCCAAAAGATGCTGTGAAGCATGTAAGCGTCGCAGGGAATGTTGATAAGATACTGGAAAGTTCTGATCTTGTCATATACGGATCATTTCTTGAGGAGCAATCTTTTCCAGAAATTTTGATGAAGGCCATGGCACTGGGGAAACCGATAGTCGCACCAAACCTCTTGAATATTAAGAAACAT GTCGATGACAGGGTTAGTGGGTATCTTTTCCCCAAGGAGAACCCTAAGGTTCTGTCGCAGATTGTGCTTGAAGTGATCACAGAAGGTAAAATATCTCCGTTGGCTCAGAATATTGGCTTGATGGGGAAAACAGCTGTTAAAAATATGATGGCTGTGGAAAGCATAGAAGGTTATGCGACTCTACTGGAGAACATTCTCAAGTTTTCTTCAGAAGTTGCTTCTCCTAAGGATTTACAGACAATTCCTCCAAAACTGAGAGAAGGGTGGAGCTGGCATCTGTTCGAAGCTCTCATGGATGAATCGCCTAATAATAGAACAGCCAGAAGCTATGAGTTCATAGCGAATGTTGAGGGACACTGGAACCAAACATCAGGAGATTCTACGAAATCTCGGGTTGTAAATGATGATTCATTTGTATATGAGATATGGGAAGGTGAGAGATATATTCAGACAATTAACAGTAAAAAAAGACAAGAAGATGAGGAG CTGAAAGGCAGAGCCTTGCAGTATCAGGGGACGTGGGAGGAAGTATATAAAAGCGCCAAAAGGGCAGACCGAAGTAAGAATGATCTACATGAGAGGGATGAAGGGGAGCTGGAACGAACCGGTCAACCTTTATGCATATATGAACCTTATTTTGGTGAAGGAACTTGGTCGTTTCTACATGAGTATCCCCTCTATCGTGGAGTAGGCATG TCAGTTAAAGGAAGGAGACCTGGGATGGGTGATATCGATGCATCATCACGTCTTCCGCTTTTCAACCAACCGTACTATCGCGATGCTCTTGGTGACTTTGGAGCATTTTTTGCAATTTCAAACAAGATTGATCGAGTACACAGGAATGCATGGATTGGCTTTCAGTCCTGGAGAGCGACCGCTAGGAAG GAATCTTTATCCGAAATTGCTGAGAACGCATTGCTTAATGCTATAAAAACACGCAAACACGGAGATGCCTTGTATTTTTGGGTTCGCATGGACAAAGATCCGAGGAATCCTCTGAAGAAACCCTTTTGGTCGTTCTGTGATGCCATAAATGCTGGGAACTGCAG GTTTGCTTACAACGAAACTTTAAAGAAAATGTACAGTGTCAAAAATTTAGACTCACTGCCTCCAATGCCTGAGGATGGGGATACATGGTCTGTGATGCAGAGCTGGGTGTTGCCAACAAGATCCTTCGTAGAGTTTGTCATGTTCTCAAG GATGTTTGTGGATTCTTTGGATGCACAAATGTATGAAGAGCATCATCGAACAAACCGTTGCTATCTGAGTTTAACCAAA GACAAGCATTGCTATTCACGGGTACTAGAGCTTCTGGTGAACGTATGGGCATACCACAGCGCGAGACGCATTGTCTACATAGATCCTATAACTGGTTTGATGGAGGAGCAACACAAACAAATGAACCGGAGAGGAAAAATGTGGGTGGACTGGTTCGGTTACACAACTCTGAAAACAATGGACGAGGATCTTGCAGAGGAAGCAGACTCAAACGACCGTCGTGTGGGTCACTGGCTATGGCCATGGACAGGTGAGGTGGTGTGGCGAGGCTCATTAGAGAAAGAGAGGCAAAGAAAGAACGTAGAGAAAGAGGAGCAGAAGAAGAGAAGTAAAGATAAGCTGGATAGAATGAGAAGAAAAAGTCATCGCCAGAAAGCAATCGGCAAATATATTAAACCGCCTCCTGAAAACGCAAACGTTACTACTTTGTTAAACGCAGACGCTTAA